Below is a genomic region from Deinococcus koreensis.
TCAAGCCCTCGGCCGGCAACCCCCAGGGCGGCCAGGAACAGCGCGAGCTTGCCCTGCACGCCTCCAAGGTCAGCATTGTCGATCCCGAGACCGGCAAGGCCACCCGTATCCGTAAAACAGTCGTGGACGGCAAGAAAGTCCGTGTCGCGGTCGCCAGCGGCAAGAACATCGACTGACCACTCCGGGCCGCTCCCCGCCGAGACCGGCGGACACGGAGCGGCCTGAGCGGCGCTCGCTGAAAAACTGCGAGACCGCTCGAAGGAACCCATATGCAACAGCTCAAGCAGAAATACAACGAACAGGTTCGCGCCGCGATGATGCAGCAGTTCGGCTACTCCTCCGTGATGGCCGTGCCCCGCATCGAGAAGATCGTGGTGAACGAGGGCCTGGGCTCTTCCAAGGAGGACTCCAAGGCCATCGACAAGGCGGCCAAGGAACTGGGCCTGATCACGCTGCAAAAGCCCATCATCACCAAGGCGAAGAAGAGCATCTCGAACTTCAAGCTGCGCCAGGGGATGCCCGTGGGTATCAAGGTCACGCTGCGCGGTGAGCGCATGTACGTGTTCCTGGAGAAGCTGATCAACATCGGCCTGCCGCGGATCCGCGACTTCCGTGGGATCAACCCCAACGCCTTCGACGGCCGCGGGAACTACAACCTGGGCATCAAGGAACAGCTGATCTTCCCGGAGATCACCTACGACATGGTGGACAAGACGCGCGGAATGGACATCACCATCGTCACCTCCGCCAAGACCGATGAGGAAGCCCGCGCGCTGCTCCAGGCGATGGGCCTTCCCTTCCGCAAATAAGGACGGATGACCAATGGCGAATACCTCGAAAGTTGTGAAGGCTGCGCGCGGACATAAGTTCGCCGTGCAGAACTACAGCCGCTGCTCGCGCTGCGGCCGGGCCCGCGGCTTCTACCGCTTCTTCGGCATGTGCCGCATCTGCATCCGCGAGATGGCCCACAAGGGTGAGCTGCCAGGCGTGAAGAAAGCCAGCTGGTAAGCGGAGAGTTGAGAAGATGCCCCCGGAAACGGGGGTTTTTTCATGGGGCGCCGGACTCCGCCCGCACTTGGGACAGCGGTGAGCGTGTTCTCTGCCTATCCTCTGGCCATGACGACCTTCACCGGCCCGCCCACCGAGGTGCTGATCGTGGGCAGCCTGCATCTGGGTGCCGATGTGCCGGACGCCGCCCTGGCCCGCACCTCCGCTCGGCTCCAGGCCTGGAGGCCTGATCTGGTCGGGGTCGAGGTGCTGCCCGGAGAGCTGGTGGAGCTGTACGACCGGCAGGGCGGGTGGCTGGACGAGCTGAACTATGGCGGCTATCCGCAGGCGCGGGCGCTGGGACGAGAGGCGCAGGAGGCGACCGGCTGGACGAGGGCCGAGGCCGCCCGGCAGGCCGACGATCCGGCGCTGGAGACAGGGCAGCGCGTCATGGCTCATCTGGCGGCCTTCGAACCCTGGAACGTGCTGCTGCACTGGACACCGGATCTGCCCCTGACGCCGCCTCTCGCCCAG
It encodes:
- the rplX gene encoding 50S ribosomal protein L24 produces the protein MPRPSAGSHHNDKLHVKKGDTVIVRSGKHKGQTGKVLLALPRDQKVVVEGVNMVTKNVKPSAGNPQGGQEQRELALHASKVSIVDPETGKATRIRKTVVDGKKVRVAVASGKNID
- the rplE gene encoding 50S ribosomal protein L5; its protein translation is MQQLKQKYNEQVRAAMMQQFGYSSVMAVPRIEKIVVNEGLGSSKEDSKAIDKAAKELGLITLQKPIITKAKKSISNFKLRQGMPVGIKVTLRGERMYVFLEKLINIGLPRIRDFRGINPNAFDGRGNYNLGIKEQLIFPEITYDMVDKTRGMDITIVTSAKTDEEARALLQAMGLPFRK
- a CDS encoding type Z 30S ribosomal protein S14, producing the protein MANTSKVVKAARGHKFAVQNYSRCSRCGRARGFYRFFGMCRICIREMAHKGELPGVKKASW